One genomic region from Terriglobus aquaticus encodes:
- a CDS encoding YfgM family protein has translation MKKAIFASMLAAAAIAAAPYSAAAQAAAQPAAGGQAAAGGQAAAGGQVQLSPPEFDAYNKVTTAADPAGKAAAAEAFLQQFPQSSVKSAVLQQLAVAYYSQQNWAKAADAADRLLQADPNSIQGLFIATSAAKTQGDQSSDAAARQSAYDKAAGYATRGLAATKPAAMDQGQWDTVTKQLAPIFYSAIGIDALGKKDYPAAISAYTSELKAVPEDQTKQPGPILQDTYYLGTAYYQSTPPDYLSCTFYATRAVTYAPDQFKAQFQPVATYCYKKYHGGDDGYDAVKTAAAASVSMPDTLKTSIKPAPTPADQATQVLASDKQDDPTLAKTNLADRMFVIQNGTADQAEQEFTPIKGKEARLSGVVVSIDGTDLKLAVTDDAKAANPKTADVEVTLKEAPKTTPAVDATVDVVGTFDSYTQQPLLVKMTGGEIQAKAPARTAPARRATPTRRR, from the coding sequence ATGAAGAAGGCAATTTTCGCCTCGATGCTCGCGGCCGCAGCCATTGCGGCTGCACCGTACTCGGCAGCAGCGCAGGCGGCGGCTCAGCCGGCCGCAGGCGGCCAAGCAGCAGCAGGTGGTCAGGCAGCCGCGGGTGGCCAGGTCCAGCTGTCGCCGCCGGAATTTGACGCGTACAACAAGGTGACAACGGCAGCCGATCCGGCCGGTAAAGCGGCGGCAGCAGAAGCCTTTCTTCAGCAGTTCCCGCAGAGCAGCGTGAAGAGCGCCGTGCTGCAGCAGCTCGCCGTGGCCTACTACAGCCAGCAGAACTGGGCCAAAGCCGCCGATGCGGCAGACCGCCTGCTGCAGGCCGACCCGAACAGCATCCAGGGTCTGTTCATCGCCACTTCGGCCGCAAAGACGCAGGGTGATCAGTCCTCTGACGCCGCGGCGCGCCAGTCGGCCTATGACAAGGCTGCCGGCTATGCCACGCGCGGTCTCGCCGCAACCAAGCCGGCGGCGATGGACCAGGGTCAGTGGGATACCGTAACCAAGCAGTTGGCGCCCATCTTCTACAGTGCCATCGGCATCGACGCGCTGGGCAAGAAGGACTACCCGGCCGCCATCTCCGCGTACACCTCCGAGTTGAAGGCGGTTCCGGAAGACCAGACCAAGCAGCCGGGTCCGATCCTGCAGGACACCTATTACTTGGGCACGGCCTACTACCAGTCCACGCCGCCCGATTACCTGAGCTGCACCTTTTACGCGACCCGCGCCGTGACCTACGCGCCGGACCAGTTCAAGGCGCAGTTCCAGCCCGTTGCCACGTATTGCTACAAGAAGTACCACGGTGGCGACGATGGTTATGACGCGGTGAAGACGGCCGCTGCGGCGAGCGTAAGTATGCCGGACACCCTGAAGACCTCGATCAAGCCTGCGCCAACGCCGGCCGATCAGGCGACGCAGGTTCTGGCTTCAGACAAGCAGGACGATCCGACTTTGGCAAAGACCAACCTGGCTGACCGTATGTTTGTCATCCAAAACGGCACCGCCGATCAGGCGGAGCAGGAGTTCACGCCGATCAAGGGCAAGGAAGCTCGCCTCTCGGGCGTTGTTGTCTCGATCGACGGAACAGACCTGAAGCTGGCCGTGACCGACGATGCCAAGGCGGCAAACCCGAAGACGGCCGACGTGGAAGTGACGTTGAAGGAGGCTCCGAAGACGACACCGGCGGTTGACGCGACGGTAGACGTAGTCGGCACGTTCGACAGCTACACGCAGCAGCCGCTGCTGGTGAAGATGACCGGTGGCGAGATCCAGGCGAAGGCACCCGCCCGTACCGCTCCGGCACGCCGCGCGACACCCACCCGCCGCCGCTAG
- a CDS encoding phosphoribosylaminoimidazolesuccinocarboxamide synthase, with protein sequence MANEVPALGGLPHVLSGKVRDLYDAGDDRLFFVASDRISAFDHVLASTIPDKGKVLTQISLFWFDHLREIVPNHLITASIDSYPPALRAYRDQLQGRSMLVRRARMVPVECVARGYLSGSGWKDYQRDGAVCGIKLPAGLRESDRLPEPIFTPAAKNHTGHDENIGFDAVVAAVGAPLAEHLRELTLRIYAKASEHAESKGLILADTKFEFGFVPGSDLHGTLAAHGQAADGDVLVLADEVLTPDSSRYWLASGYAPGGAQPSFDKQFVRDYLLSIRWNQQPPAPALPDEVVAQTRAKYLQAFELLTGQPLKV encoded by the coding sequence ATGGCGAACGAAGTTCCAGCGCTGGGCGGTCTGCCGCACGTTCTTTCCGGCAAGGTGCGTGACCTGTACGACGCGGGCGACGACCGCCTGTTCTTCGTCGCGTCCGACCGCATCTCGGCCTTCGACCACGTGCTCGCCAGCACAATCCCTGACAAGGGCAAGGTGCTCACACAGATCTCGCTGTTCTGGTTCGATCACCTGCGCGAGATTGTGCCGAACCATCTAATCACGGCCAGCATCGACAGCTACCCGCCTGCACTCCGCGCGTATCGCGATCAGCTTCAGGGCCGCAGCATGCTGGTTCGCCGCGCCCGCATGGTGCCGGTGGAATGCGTTGCTCGCGGCTATCTTTCCGGCTCCGGCTGGAAGGATTACCAGCGCGACGGCGCGGTCTGCGGCATCAAGCTTCCCGCCGGCCTGCGCGAAAGCGATCGCCTGCCCGAGCCGATCTTCACACCCGCTGCGAAGAACCACACCGGTCACGATGAAAACATCGGCTTCGACGCCGTGGTCGCCGCCGTCGGCGCACCGCTGGCCGAGCACTTACGTGAGCTGACGCTCCGCATCTACGCGAAAGCCTCCGAGCACGCGGAAAGCAAGGGCCTCATCCTTGCCGATACCAAGTTCGAATTCGGCTTCGTCCCCGGGTCCGACCTCCACGGCACCCTTGCTGCACACGGGCAGGCTGCCGACGGTGACGTCCTGGTCCTTGCGGACGAGGTTCTCACGCCGGACTCCTCTCGCTACTGGCTTGCCAGCGGTTACGCTCCCGGCGGGGCGCAGCCGTCGTTCGACAAGCAGTTCGTGCGCGATTACCTGCTCTCGATTCGCTGGAACCAGCAGCCGCCCGCGCCCGCCCTGCCGGATGAGGTGGTCGCGCAAACCCGAGCCAAATATCTGCAGGCATTTGAACTGCTAACGGGGCAACCGCTGAAGGTCTAG
- a CDS encoding TIGR00282 family metallophosphoesterase, whose product MNILFVGDVFGSAGRAIVAEHIGHVLESNAVDLCIMNGENAAGGFGITPAIAGDLFDLGADVITTGNHFWDKKELLDWIKVPADSHDRPRRIIRPANFAPATPGFGVYEGTLPTGQTYAVINLQGRVFMQQNDDPFRKADELLRSIAAKVIFVDFHAEATSEKVALGWYLDGRVTAVLCTHTHIPTADERILPDGTAYQTDVGMSGPYDSVIGVERDAVIEKFLTGQPRKFEAAKGNPKMCATLIECDGGTGRASHVRRIMLGE is encoded by the coding sequence GTGAACATTCTTTTTGTTGGCGATGTCTTCGGATCCGCCGGGCGCGCCATTGTCGCCGAACATATCGGCCATGTGTTGGAATCCAACGCCGTCGACCTTTGCATCATGAACGGCGAAAACGCAGCAGGCGGCTTCGGCATCACGCCCGCGATCGCCGGCGACCTGTTCGACTTGGGTGCTGACGTGATCACCACTGGCAACCACTTCTGGGACAAGAAAGAACTGCTGGACTGGATCAAGGTGCCAGCCGACTCGCACGATCGTCCGCGCCGGATCATCCGGCCAGCAAATTTTGCGCCAGCCACCCCTGGCTTCGGGGTGTACGAAGGCACACTGCCCACCGGCCAGACCTACGCTGTCATCAACCTGCAGGGCCGCGTCTTCATGCAGCAGAACGATGATCCGTTCCGGAAGGCGGACGAACTGCTGAGATCGATTGCGGCCAAGGTCATCTTCGTTGACTTTCACGCCGAGGCCACCAGCGAAAAGGTCGCACTTGGATGGTACCTGGACGGCCGCGTGACTGCGGTTCTGTGCACGCATACCCACATCCCGACGGCCGACGAACGCATCCTGCCGGACGGCACGGCTTACCAGACGGACGTAGGCATGAGTGGCCCTTACGACTCGGTGATCGGCGTGGAACGCGATGCCGTGATCGAAAAGTTCCTGACAGGGCAGCCGCGCAAGTTTGAGGCGGCCAAGGGCAATCCCAAGATGTGCGCGACGTTGATCGAATGTGACGGCGGCACCGGGCGAGCGTCGCATGTGCGCCGGATCATGCTGGGCGAGTAG
- a CDS encoding CvpA family protein: MLQLHHAVDPVAPTTFGGLNALDWALIVLVGVSTAMAFVRGLIRSLISALGVLLGIVLAAWYAPALADILQQWIRQPQLAEIVAFLLILTGTYVVAALMGRVLRGAAKAVGLGFFDRLGGAAFGFARAVLVLAVALIPAAPFFSALPFARNSILLPYLQTAAHGVSFVMPQDFGRRLLSGSVRRGGAAAKRGFATQTTVEGEAQ, from the coding sequence ATGCTACAGCTTCACCACGCCGTGGATCCTGTCGCGCCAACCACGTTCGGCGGGCTCAACGCTCTGGACTGGGCGCTGATTGTGCTGGTCGGCGTGAGCACCGCCATGGCGTTCGTGCGCGGTCTCATCCGTTCGCTCATCTCCGCACTTGGCGTGCTGCTGGGCATTGTCCTGGCCGCCTGGTACGCTCCGGCGCTGGCCGACATTCTTCAGCAATGGATCCGGCAGCCGCAACTTGCAGAGATTGTGGCATTTCTGCTGATTCTTACCGGAACTTATGTGGTGGCCGCGCTCATGGGCCGCGTTCTGCGCGGGGCGGCAAAAGCAGTGGGGCTGGGTTTCTTCGACCGGCTCGGCGGCGCCGCGTTCGGTTTCGCCAGGGCGGTGCTGGTGCTCGCGGTCGCGCTCATCCCAGCCGCGCCGTTTTTTTCCGCGCTGCCGTTTGCGCGAAATTCGATCCTTTTGCCCTATTTGCAGACCGCCGCGCATGGGGTATCCTTCGTGATGCCGCAGGACTTTGGAAGAAGGCTGCTGTCCGGCAGCGTCCGTCGTGGCGGCGCTGCGGCAAAGCGCGGCTTCGCAACACAAACCACCGTTGAGGGAGAGGCACAGTGA
- a CDS encoding helix-turn-helix domain-containing protein, producing the protein MRRELDMLVGQMHASGISYEEGVREFKRRFLLHVLTNHRGNQCKSATELGMHRNTLSRTLTELDLDTSQIRSGMKRPPRSERLAKVQSISSAR; encoded by the coding sequence GTGAGGCGTGAACTAGACATGCTGGTGGGACAGATGCATGCAAGCGGGATCTCGTACGAAGAGGGCGTCCGCGAGTTCAAGCGCCGCTTTCTGCTGCACGTCCTGACCAATCATCGCGGCAATCAGTGCAAGAGCGCGACCGAGCTCGGCATGCACCGCAACACCCTCAGCCGCACATTGACCGAGCTTGACCTGGACACCAGCCAGATCCGCAGCGGCATGAAGCGTCCGCCGCGTTCGGAGCGCCTGGCCAAGGTGCAGTCCATCAGCAGCGCCCGTTAG
- the smc gene encoding chromosome segregation protein SMC, whose product MLKLKRVQILGFKSFCDRTDMQLSGNGIAAVVGPNGCGKSNISDAITWVLGEQSAKSLRGIKMEDVIFAGTRDRKPTGMAEVSLTLVDPEVYDGHDLNEPVAIDTASVADWDEAAERRAAAEATEAAVAEAQPGPLQPEEEAEEILGEDAAAAPGEENAPADGAQAGTQTQPGVVLKMRRRKFNRAPVRAGEITVTRRLFRSGDSEYLLNGKLCRLRDIQDIFFGTGLSGENYAIIGQERIGQLLSSKPLDRRSIIEEAAGITRFKTKKRLAELRLEAAKQNLSRVDDIFDEVTRQMASLKRQAAKAERYGELRDELRGKLRIVLRSRLLQMDGEQQIATAAVTDLTTRIDAHAGTLESLDAEHAAGVARGYELDEELRAANGRVNETRVEIERATARMHSNTDRVQDLAARLASGADELQQVKHHLEALRADRDGLQLFLETATADTAAARDAAQAKQREASESAAQVNNADREAQQGRQQSMQLVQRISQVHREEAQATESLAGLDREAQRLQTESQTARQELEALGKQRGQVSITFEGVTDRLKRLEAEIAQLRLDLEARRREEMETRRRGDHLRAEAATLLGRKNSLESLIRDHSYSTETVRKIFKANQANAGVAPVGTLADFLEVDDQYGAVVDEFLREELNYIVVKSWDAADHGIGMLKGNVDGRATFLVHEENPQTGFPFAAGMESRSHNVDRVQPLKNCIRVLNGFGRSLEVVLPKLREGYIAPDSNTARSLAMENPEAFFLSPSGETFHNLTVTGGKARSEGPLALKRELRDIQAKLEHVQQELSNTELSVGGLTKQIQEHQHALESKQNERRDAEREAANSGAALRQMESEAARIERRLTDWQLHSERNRDARAQKQDLIERKQAEAAQLTAEREAIEARVNEAVLRVDDLRRKREEVQAAAAAAAAALAGLEERRRNASANFEQNQRMQNTQQQRQMQLESQIAANTAERARREEENVQLAAQHTELTAAREQAAADVQRLTAEASALRASLAEKNTALRTLRGEVETLREQRSGLQQKIAKLTSDIEHLEAQTLEDLSLEAAALRADEAVQRIDDATTLAAAEQETRTLKGKLEAMGPVNMMALEEFAEAQQRHGFLETQRKDLLDSIGNTQASIKEIDEISKAKFDEAFEIINKNFADTFVKLFGGGQAFMKLTDEANSAESGIDLVASPPGKKLQNVLLLSGGEKALTALSLLVGIFEFQPSPFCVLDEVDAPLDEANVGRFARLIHEMSKNTQFVVITHHKRTMSEADVIYGVTMQEPGVSKIVSVNLNRAERRVA is encoded by the coding sequence TTGCTCAAGCTCAAACGCGTTCAGATTCTTGGGTTCAAATCGTTTTGTGACCGCACCGACATGCAGCTTTCCGGCAACGGAATCGCCGCTGTGGTGGGACCGAACGGCTGTGGCAAGTCGAACATCTCCGACGCGATCACCTGGGTGCTGGGCGAGCAGTCGGCGAAGAGCCTCCGCGGAATCAAGATGGAAGACGTCATATTTGCGGGCACGCGGGACCGCAAACCAACCGGCATGGCGGAAGTTTCGCTGACGCTGGTCGACCCGGAGGTTTACGACGGGCACGACCTGAACGAGCCGGTTGCGATTGACACGGCGTCGGTGGCCGACTGGGACGAAGCCGCCGAACGCCGTGCCGCCGCTGAGGCGACCGAGGCTGCCGTTGCAGAAGCGCAGCCCGGTCCACTTCAGCCTGAAGAAGAGGCTGAGGAGATCTTGGGCGAGGACGCCGCGGCTGCACCGGGCGAAGAAAACGCCCCCGCAGACGGTGCCCAGGCCGGTACGCAGACACAACCCGGCGTTGTGCTGAAGATGCGTCGGCGCAAGTTCAACCGCGCCCCGGTGCGCGCAGGCGAAATCACCGTGACGCGGCGCCTGTTCCGCTCCGGCGACTCCGAATACCTGCTGAACGGCAAGCTCTGCCGTCTTCGCGACATCCAGGACATCTTCTTCGGCACGGGGCTGTCCGGTGAAAATTACGCCATCATCGGGCAGGAGCGCATCGGCCAACTGCTCAGCTCGAAGCCTCTGGATCGCCGCTCGATCATCGAGGAGGCTGCCGGCATCACCCGCTTCAAGACCAAGAAGCGCCTTGCCGAGCTGCGCCTGGAAGCTGCCAAGCAGAACCTCTCCCGCGTGGACGACATCTTCGACGAGGTCACGCGACAGATGGCGTCGCTGAAGCGCCAGGCGGCCAAAGCCGAGCGCTACGGTGAGCTGCGCGACGAGTTGCGCGGCAAACTGCGCATCGTCCTGCGCAGCCGGCTGCTGCAGATGGATGGTGAGCAACAGATTGCCACCGCCGCCGTGACCGATCTGACCACCAGGATCGACGCGCACGCTGGCACGCTGGAGTCGCTGGACGCCGAGCACGCGGCAGGCGTGGCGCGCGGATACGAACTCGATGAGGAGCTGCGCGCTGCGAATGGACGCGTGAACGAAACGCGCGTCGAAATCGAACGCGCCACCGCGCGCATGCATTCGAACACCGACCGAGTGCAAGACCTGGCCGCGCGCCTGGCCAGCGGCGCCGATGAACTGCAGCAGGTGAAGCACCACCTGGAAGCGCTCCGTGCCGATCGGGACGGTTTGCAGCTCTTTCTGGAAACCGCCACGGCAGACACTGCTGCTGCGCGCGACGCGGCCCAGGCCAAGCAGCGCGAGGCCTCTGAGTCCGCGGCGCAGGTGAACAACGCCGACCGCGAAGCACAGCAGGGCCGCCAGCAGAGTATGCAACTGGTGCAGCGCATCAGCCAGGTGCACCGCGAGGAGGCGCAAGCGACCGAGTCTCTGGCCGGTCTGGATCGCGAGGCGCAGCGACTGCAAACGGAGAGCCAGACGGCGCGCCAGGAGCTGGAAGCGCTCGGAAAGCAGCGCGGCCAGGTCTCGATCACGTTCGAAGGTGTAACCGATCGCCTGAAGCGCCTAGAGGCCGAGATCGCGCAATTGCGTCTTGACCTGGAAGCGCGCCGCCGTGAAGAGATGGAGACGCGCCGCCGCGGCGACCATCTGCGCGCCGAGGCCGCGACGCTGCTGGGCCGCAAGAACTCGCTGGAGTCGCTCATCCGCGACCACAGCTACTCCACGGAAACGGTACGCAAGATCTTCAAGGCGAACCAGGCGAACGCGGGTGTGGCCCCGGTCGGAACGCTTGCCGACTTCCTGGAAGTCGATGATCAGTACGGTGCCGTTGTCGACGAGTTCCTGCGCGAAGAGCTGAACTACATCGTGGTGAAGAGCTGGGACGCCGCCGACCACGGCATCGGCATGCTCAAGGGCAACGTAGACGGCCGCGCAACCTTCCTCGTTCACGAAGAGAACCCCCAGACCGGGTTCCCGTTCGCCGCAGGCATGGAAAGCCGATCGCACAACGTGGATCGCGTGCAGCCGCTGAAGAACTGCATCCGCGTTTTGAACGGCTTCGGTCGATCACTTGAGGTTGTGCTGCCCAAGCTGCGCGAAGGCTACATCGCGCCGGACAGCAACACCGCCCGTTCGCTCGCGATGGAGAACCCAGAGGCGTTCTTCCTTTCACCAAGTGGTGAGACGTTTCACAACCTGACCGTGACCGGCGGCAAGGCACGTAGCGAAGGTCCGCTTGCCTTGAAGCGCGAGCTGCGCGACATCCAGGCGAAGCTCGAGCACGTACAGCAGGAATTGAGCAACACCGAGCTTTCGGTTGGCGGCTTGACGAAGCAGATTCAGGAGCATCAACACGCTCTGGAATCCAAGCAGAACGAGCGTCGCGACGCTGAGCGTGAAGCCGCCAACAGTGGCGCTGCCCTGCGCCAGATGGAATCGGAAGCGGCCCGCATCGAGCGCCGCCTGACCGACTGGCAACTGCACTCAGAGCGCAACCGCGACGCCCGCGCGCAAAAGCAGGACCTGATCGAGCGCAAGCAGGCCGAGGCGGCGCAACTGACCGCCGAGCGCGAGGCCATCGAGGCTCGCGTGAACGAGGCCGTCTTGCGCGTAGACGATCTGCGCCGCAAGCGCGAAGAGGTGCAGGCCGCTGCCGCCGCCGCTGCCGCCGCATTGGCTGGCCTGGAAGAGCGCCGCCGTAACGCCTCCGCCAACTTCGAGCAGAACCAGCGCATGCAGAACACCCAGCAGCAGCGCCAGATGCAGCTTGAGTCGCAGATCGCGGCGAACACGGCCGAGCGCGCGCGTCGCGAAGAGGAGAACGTGCAACTCGCGGCGCAGCACACCGAGCTGACCGCCGCCCGCGAGCAGGCCGCCGCTGACGTGCAGCGCTTGACGGCCGAGGCGTCGGCTCTGCGAGCGTCGCTTGCAGAAAAGAACACCGCCCTGCGCACCCTGCGCGGCGAAGTCGAGACTCTGCGCGAACAGCGCAGCGGCCTGCAGCAGAAGATCGCCAAGCTGACCAGCGACATCGAGCACCTGGAAGCGCAGACCCTCGAAGACTTGAGCCTCGAGGCGGCTGCCCTGCGTGCAGACGAAGCCGTGCAGCGCATCGACGATGCAACCACACTCGCCGCAGCGGAGCAGGAGACCCGGACCCTTAAAGGCAAGCTGGAAGCGATGGGTCCGGTCAACATGATGGCGCTGGAAGAATTTGCCGAAGCGCAACAGCGCCACGGTTTCCTCGAAACCCAGCGCAAGGACCTGCTCGACTCCATCGGCAACACGCAGGCGTCGATCAAGGAGATCGACGAGATCAGCAAGGCCAAGTTCGACGAGGCCTTCGAGATCATCAACAAGAACTTCGCAGACACGTTCGTGAAGCTCTTCGGCGGCGGTCAAGCGTTCATGAAGCTGACCGACGAGGCAAACTCCGCCGAAAGCGGCATCGACCTGGTCGCGTCACCGCCGGGCAAAAAGCTGCAGAACGTTCTCCTGCTCTCCGGTGGCGAAAAGGCGCTCACTGCACTTTCGCTCCTCGTCGGCATCTTCGAATTCCAGCCCAGCCCGTTCTGCGTGCTGGACGAAGTGGACGCCCCGCTGGACGAGGCCAACGTGGGCCGCTTTGCGCGCCTGATTCACGAGATGAGCAAGAACACGCAGTTTGTCGTCATCACGCACCACAAGCGCACCATGAGCGAGGCCGACGTGATCTACGGCGTGACCATGCAAGAGCCAGGCGTGAGCAAGATCGTCAGCGTGAACCTGAACCGGGCTGAACGCCGCGTCGCGTAA